DNA sequence from the Spirochaetaceae bacterium genome:
GGGCTCGCCGTGGAGGCCGACGACCCGGAGCCGTTCGTGGCCCTGACCCGGTTGCTGCTGGTAACCCTCCTGCGCCAGTTCGACTTGCTGTCCGCGGCCCGGCTGCGCGGGGTGGAGGTGTCGGCCACGGAAGAGGGCACCATCGACTTCCGCGGCTTGCGGATTCCGCGGCCGGTGATGGTGCGGTTGTTGGGAGCGATGCTCGGCGACGAGGAGCCGGGAGAGGACGATGCGGAGCAGTGACGAACTGGTAATTGTCGACTACGAGGCGGGAAACCTGCGCAGCGTGGAGCTCGCGGTGTCCCACCTCGGCGCCGGCGCGGTGACCAGCGGCGATCCGGAACGCGTGCGCCGCGCACGGCGGGTGATATTCCCGGGCGTCGGCGGCGCCGATGCCGCAATGGCGGTGTTGCGCAGCCGCGGGTTGGATGAGGCGCTGCGCGAAGTGCACCGGGAGGGCCGGCCGATGCTGGGAATCTGCGTCGGCTGCCAGGTGGTGTTCGACTCCTCCGAGGAAGGACCGACCGACTGTCTGGGCCTGGTCCCGGGCCGGGTGACGCGGCTGCTCCCGGCGCCCGGTCGCAAGGTGCCGCACATGGGCTGGAACGTGGTGCGGCAGCGCCGCGCCCATCCGGTGGTGGCCGGCATCGCGGACGGCGCCCGCTTCTACTTCGTGCACTCCTT
Encoded proteins:
- the hisH gene encoding imidazole glycerol phosphate synthase subunit HisH; this translates as MRSSDELVIVDYEAGNLRSVELAVSHLGAGAVTSGDPERVRRARRVIFPGVGGADAAMAVLRSRGLDEALREVHREGRPMLGICVGCQVVFDSSEEGPTDCLGLVPGRVTRLLPAPGRKVPHMGWNVVRQRRAHPVVAGIADGARFYFVHSFSVMPAAGDATVGATWYGREFAAIVAVGNIVATQFHAEKSGHWGLRLLDNFLSWNP